CAGAATCCAGAGTGAACATTTTCAATAAAAGCTCAACTTGCTGAACAGCCGCAGCATCTCTTAATTCATCTATAGTTTTGAACAATAGATATGCTTTGACAcgtttttttaaaacaaaaaaactaGTTTCCTAATTTGAATGCCTTAAGCTTTCAACTAACCAAGAAAAACTAATTTCCTACTGTCACGAACAAAATAGTGGTTCTGGCCAAGATTTTCCAACAGGCTCATGCATCTTCTCTTACTTACATCTCCGCTTTCATGGTAACTGAAAGCACAAACACGAGATGGAAATATTTAATCTATGCTGTTACGACGAAAATTTAGTGCACAGAAGTTATACCATGGAGAATTTTGCACCCTGTCTCCCAGTAAAAGGAGCTTGATCTTCAGACTGTATCACTGTAGTGGAAACGAGGGCTTAGAACATGAACACCTTAGAATCTGCACACGACTCCACATAATATGCATCAACAAGTTTAACAAAGCTTGCACGTAAACCATCCAGAACAATAATATTTCCTGAACGAGGACGAAGAATTCCAATTAAAGTTTCAAAGTAACAAATAAATAGAAATTAAAATTTTCTTAAGCCAGATGCATTATGTATGCTGAGAATACAATGATCCCACATGAACATCATGCGCCTAGTAAACCCAGGTAATGATTCTGAGCCGCAAGAATACAACCAAGAGCATAAATGAGTCTCATCAATGTTAACATAGCCACAGCCACCATCGCCAATTTTTTCCCCTATGTTGGTTCTACACTACTATATTCATCGAATTTCCCAGTTGTCTGGTGGGACTTATGCAAGGGGGTTGTACTGGAAATGTGAACCCTGCACTCTTAGAGAGTTCAAATCACTTCACCATTTCTAGACAAAAGTTCATCGAATACTCAGAGGAGCAGAAAAATTCCTCAATTCAAAAGAACTAATTAATCTCAATCGCTACTTGGCTCAGATTATTACCAACCATATAATTACAGAAAATCAAGTCCAGCATACATTCAAAAATGATTATCTGTTGACCTATGCAAGTTAACTAAGGTGTAATAAGAGTATGAAGGTGACAGATACAAACAACAATAACATTCTTAAACTTGAGCATAACTAAAACCGAAGGACTTCTATCATTTTTGTGCTTTCTAAGTTAACTTTTTATCTTTTCACTGAAAATTGCAGACCTACATCAACACGACAAAAGTAATGAAGTGCATAAGAAGATATTTACCTCTTCAAGTTTTCATCTCAGGCTTTAGCTCATGTTCCCATTGATTCCTCTTGTTGGTCCTCCATTCTGTAGGTGAAACCAGGCTGACACGATAATCCTCTTCTACTTATATAAGATTGAACTCATATCAACCTGCAGCATAACCTATTTTTCTTTCCTATTATAAAGTATGGACAGTGAATATGATAAGAGTATAATTTACTTCATTCAATAGAAGTTATGACAACACATGCTTTTACATTTCAATTGATTGGACTCACTTTTTCTCTTGACCTGCTACTCAATAACGAGTTGAACTCATTAAGCCAAACACGAAATACTAACAGTTGTACAGCAGTCTTGGGACAAATCTACACAAGATTCTGCTCTTACCTCAGCAATTGCACGCAAAAGCAATATAGAATATGTATTTCCAGAGAACTAAATTACAATTCACGTATCAGCAATTAAAGTTTTTTTCTCTGTGCATAAAGTTCCATTCTGATGATTCAGAGAGGCACCATGGTGTAAAATTTAAAAGGTGCCCAGTCATGTTGTGAACAGAAATGAATTAAGCTGCCAAGAATAATTAGAGAAAGAGATTGTGAACGAACCTGCAGTCGATCAAGTATCAGCACTACATAATGACCAAGTCAGATTACAGGACTAAGAAGTCCTGGAAAGTAGATAGGACCATCAAAAGCTACAGAACATCAAACAAATTATCTTCTTCCTCTACTGCTTCTTCTTAAATGGAATCGATGACCAACTCCATTGTTGAAGAAACTCTAACAGTGTGATATAGTAACTCAattttttcaaattaataaattaGAGAATAACAGGATTGATATCTATAAACAACGAGAACTTTAACTATGACTAACTGTACAAGTACAAATATAAGAAATCTTCCTTCCAATGTTCAAAAAGTAGCTGTCTAAGGAACCACATACAACTAAAGGATACGGCATAAGTTACTTGAATTGAGTATGAAACAAGGCGATTCAAGGAACGTGACATAAAGATATCTATTTATGCAACTACTAAAGTTCCAAAACTACAAAAAGATACATGAAAAGGTAATGGCATCTAACCAACAAACCACTTAAGGTGACAAGAGTGATGAAAGCTAGTATTTCTTATCAAATCTTGGATTCTCCTTCCTGCTTGTTAGTAACTATAGAAGAGTGTACACATACTGCAACACGGAGAGGCAATAACAGCATTTAATAACATGATTCATACTAAACGTAGAGAACTTCTAAATATCAATAGGATAATCTTATGGAAAAGATAGAAAATCAAAGACAAAATAGTCATGTACTTTATTGAAACTCTTTATAGGAATACATATTGCGCAGATGATCTAGAGTCAACACTGGATACACAATAGAATTTTCATTCCTTTTTCATGTTACACTAAGGTCCTATAAAAACAGAACAAAACATACAAGATGCGAAATGTGAAATTGTGTGTTTCTGACTTTTTACCCCAATCATGTTTTCAGTTGTTCTTGCACTGAATATTGTTTGTTAAAGAACTACATGAATGTATATACTAACAAGAACTAATATCACATTCCCATGTTTTTCTTCACAGGCTCCAATTGATTCCTCTAACTGTCACTCACCCCACTTAAGTACCTGAAGTCAAATGGAACTAAGCTTTCAAGACAATTGTACTCATCCCATCCTGAAATGCGAATATTTGGTTCTCTACATGCATATTTGGTTTTCTAGCACTTCCGTCGTTTGGGTCATACAGAACCAGATCAGCAAGATAACAATCACCGATCCCAAATAGAATCTCACCACTGCTGAAAGACCACATGAGCCTCCAGGTACAGTCTCTCAGAATTCCCTCATGGGTTATAGTATAATGTTTGGTCCAAGATTCCTGAACTCCATAATCCTGCATCACCCGTACTTCAACATTAACACCACAACAAAGTACAGAAAGGAAGTCTTTCAACACTCCAACACTCAACTCCCATTGCTTTTTCTCTATAGGTACTTTTGGTGGTTGCAATGCTTCGAATTTCTCACTGCTGATATCCAAAGAGATTATAGCAGCAGAGAAATTTTCAGTCCTGTAACCTAGCCAATGAAAAAGTCCATTAACAAGCACTCCAGACTCTTCCATTGTACATATCACATAAGGGAGGACTTGAGTGCTTTTCCATGAATTTGGCCCAATCGTATAGACATCAACTGAAACTGAAGAACCATCGTCAGCGTTAAACAAGCATATCACTTTTGTAATCACCAGAATTGTCATCATAAccgaaagcatatgaagaaataaTTGGATTCACCGGTTTATTAGGTGATTTGGGTAATTCCTTGTATTCGTTAGTGTCGCGATTCCAAAGACCAAAGAATTCTTTCTCTTGATTCCAAAAGCAAACAAAACCATTACAAGAACCCACAAACTGAATATCTTCTTCTAGACATCCCAATGGCGTACCAATTTCCATAccatacaaatgaaattcatTAAAACCAGGGACGGACCCAAGATCATTTATAAGGTAGGGCTAGTGAATGAGCTGGATTCTCATAACATACAGATTACTCaccctaaaaataaaatttatatcaaTCTCCCCCGGACTATAGCCCCTTTAGCCCAGTGATGGGTCCGTCAGTGATTAGAACATAACGATAAAGGATCATAGCTTATGGAGCGGATTACATTGCCAAACTTATCATGATCGAATTCAGATATCATGAGATTGAAATTGGTTCTTTGGATAGTAAGATTATGGCGCCTTTTaaataaaattagggttagagGTTAGGGAATACCATTTCTTGCAAACACACTTGCATAAAAGTGTTGATTTCACTGGTAACCTTAGAAGAATATCGAAGCAGATCTCTTCAGGAAGACTTGACATTGTTGACGCTTCTCCTTTTTTTCATTTTCAGAGGTAAAGTTAGGGTTTATTCTTCGTGAAGCTGAATGAAAAACGCGTTTCAAAAGCTAGTTGAACCATGGCTTGAAGTGTCGATCCTAAGATCTGTATCAGGACTACTCGGTGTTGTCAAAGCCACATGGTTTGCCGTATTAACTGATAAACTTCCGTATCGGCCGATACTACTACTCCCCTcgtgtactccctccgttcttaaaTAGATGATCTCTTTCATATTTGCGGAATTCTTAATGTAAGAAAATGAGATGAGTTCTTCGAGAGCATTtcttatggaatgaacaaacaaaaaaattggattttcaaacagatttgttggtttgaacatcgagTCGGAACAACCAGCGCGTGTCTGTTGTGAAGACGCGCGATCGTGCCATTGACATTGGCGCTCGAATGAATGTCGCTGGCGCTCGAATGAATGTCGCCCCTCACATATTCTCTCTCCAAAACCTGATTATTATAATTacgatttattttttattagttaaataatcTATGGGAccaaactcttattagtttatataaataaaatgatTAGGGAGACCCAAATCTTATTAGTTTATGTTAATGAAATCAATAGTGAGACTCTAaaatatcacaaaattggttaaaaagatcaaaatcgacaatttctgggtgaaaaagacatttagattttgatactgtttaaatggacaaaaatgtaaaaatagccaggatgtaaacagtttcatcctactcattttcaaatactttttcttatttttaatttacatcgggatgcatcaagtttcatccttgctattttttaagtttaagtcaggatgaatcgagtttcatccttgctatttttttggtgtccatttcacccatagtaCTTTTTAcacgtccatttgaaccatgttttaaaaatatttggacaaatgacccatttttcgctaaaatatcagatttgttcattttgccttGTTTCCCATAGTGGAGAATGCAGTTTCTTCATCCGCGTGGCTCAACAAAACAATAAGTTTGTTGATTGCTATAGGAATTGCCCTAAGGCTTATCTTTTACAATTATACCTTTATGGATAATAATCAATAAAACTTAGAAATAATACATCCCTCAAACTATACCACGAATATTTGTAATCTTTATACCactgaaaaacattttaaaacatatgtataataaatataaacatggctattaAATTATACACCCTTGTCTAGTGATACGGGTCAATTTTTAgagggacaaaatttaaaaatgaGAAGGTTATTTAATGAGGGACGGACGGACGGTGGGAGTATTTTTTTTACTGGTACCGTGTTTGTATAAAGATGTAGAAGCTATAAAAATTGCAGATGGCAGCTAGATTTGGTTGTCAAGGTTTCGCCAAATGTAGTGAGATAGACATTATAAGCATGTCTAGAGTCGCACGCAGTTATCACGTGCGTCTGCATCCAAACACTATTACCGAAAGCATTTGACACAGACGAATACATTACTGGTGTTTATCCTATAGACGAGCTTATTGTTAACATCTGGAGTCGCACTCAAATATTGGTGTGGAGAATCTTTAAAAGCTAAAGCTACATTTAATCCATCTCTTTTAACTTTCTCATATtaactgtggatgctctaagatcTTCCATCGTTTTATTTATAAGAAATTCCGTCGTGTATTTGTGTTCTTTATCCCTTGATTTTCAAATAGGAGCTTTAGGATGACATTTTTAAATCTGTTTGTGATGGCCTTTGATATGATCTTGTATGTGATGCTGACTAGGATAATTGGCCTGCATTTTACTTTCTTTGGGATGATGTAAATGAAATAGCAATTTAGAATTTGATCCAAGTCTTTTTCTCAATAGAAGTAGTTATTCCTTTCCTGAGAACAAATATAAGACAGGTACTATTGTACTTTTTGGGTATGTCcggaccaatgtagtcaatatcggccgatatatcggggatatttcggatatcggcctagaacgatacgataagaaggatatcggggatacgatattcatccgataatatcggccgtatcgttcgaatatcggccgtttcggtcaaatatcggccgtatcggtcgatacgaaattttcctacatttcccgatatgagacggtattggtcgttttctataaagtttaagggtaattttggcgaagaaagtcttccaggtggtagtagaggtgcatgtagctctcgaagcaagtctacttcCCCAACCGACTCTGAGTATGATGGATATGTTACTGATCAATGGATGTTAGACACTGATAATGGACAACTTGATGGAGCTAATGGAGttactgaagatgatgatatctataatttaaaataaaattgtattatCCCTGTTTAGTTATCATTTTAGTTTGTAAACTTTAAAGTTGGTGAAGTTACTCTGTTGTTTCCGGTTTGAACTTTAAACTTGTTTAATTGTCCTTTTAGGTATTGAACTTTAaagttactaaagttactcttttgtttttttgataaaattgatgttatctattatatcttatccgaaaatgtgtggagaaaatttttaatataaaattatagtctctaaatctagaatcgatattataccgatatttcaacgataatatccccgatataaaatcgtaccagtgtatcggtcccggccgaaataaaccgatatccgatattaactacattggtccgGACCATATTTGAGGTCATACCAAAAAGGATGTTTTTTATTATTACTAGGCCTTAAACCGTGTTGTAACGACACGGGCCTTGATGTTAGTTAATTTTGAATATCGTAACTTGATTCTACCCAATCTATTACGGGAGAAGGCAGTAAATGACATAAATGTGTATGTCTGTACAAATCGATGATGCACCAAGCGCTCCTATGCTGTTAAGTCATCCAACCATCTCTTTTAGGGAGTACTTATTGTATTTGTGAGGTGGATACTTTGGTAATGTGTAAGCTTCAGCGACGGAAACAGTTTACTAGGTGAAGCAGAGAATATACGTACTCGAATCAGAGTTAGCACTCAAAAATTTGGAGTCTGATTAAAAGGGAGCACATACTAGATTTTCAATCTTGGTATATCAGCACGGTTACACATTGGTTTGCCTATAATTTAACCTCGCAATACTAAAATGCAATAAAAAAGGGAATTACTCCTCAACCAAAAGCAGTAAGGGAGACAACAGAATTGCAGAATGGAAGACACACCAAAACAAATTAAATGCGGAGACACAAAGAAACACAGTCAACGTTaggtgtttttttatttttggaatcctAAACCAACAGAGTTGCATGTCTTAATAGTGCTTAATCTTCAACATTGGTAGATGCCGACGCAGATTTAGGCATCTTCAGCAGGCAGGGTTTCTTGCGAGGGTGTTCATTACCGGCCACATGCTCGTCTTCAGGACCAATGATTTCGGTATCCTGTGCAGATATGGTTGGAGTCGGTGCTGGAGGAGGCGAACGCAACTTTGCTACAGTGAAGCTTGGGGTTTCTAAGATATTTCATGTTATATGAAGTTACCGTTATGAGGTAATCCCGGCAGACAACAATGAGTGATTCAAAGGCATCCTGCACTGTTGCCAGGCCTTCAACCTGGTTCGAAAATGAAGTCAATCGTTAGATGCACGATGAGTTAAGTAACATAACAGAGACTAAGGTGGGGATTGTAATTGTAAATTGTTTACCTCTCCTTTAATCACAGCATCCAAGGCTAATACATGGACCATTTTTTGGACTTCGGTGTCCATGGCAACAAAAAAGGATTCAATGATAAGTAACACAAAAGGATTTTTATTGTGTCGATACGACGAAGATGTTGGTGAAGATTATAACAGCAAAATAAAGATGCAATAACAAATATGTTAACACTGAGAATGGGGTACTAGGAttgtcaaatccaccactaactcacaCTATatattcagctaattatattactcttgtccttgtaatagtgtttgagggtgaaaacagtttctgctgattatGGTAATTTCGagagtgtgggtgagaaacgagtctaaaccctaaacaatgtacttcaagggagtactttgattcgagagatcaatctgtacaaatccggcataaaccaagaaatggtcgttccagacttgcttcggtcaaaaagtgaaggagaagggttggtctagagagggaagcgaagagagtgttgagaccagaatagttgattcgggaagagtagttgtttgacgacttgtatcagaaagtggaaagctaacagatgggaaagataacaagtgatttctgagtgttgtattctcctgaccaaaacttgtcctttggtggaaataggagagacctatttatacaagtcgcaacgaaacgtctCCTGGTCTCGTAAGGAGTGAAAAcgattgagtaaatggaagaaagcagtaacgggtaacgcctggaatttatgtttccataatgaaggaaacgtttcaccattacttcttgtatttactaaccgcctcacttttatgacactttcttgtaacgggcgtagtgtacgacgcacgatgtaaaccgccagaccaataccctgatgaccatcccccaatttgtgacatgttttgatgtctcgagtattttcgtggaaaacgtgtagcatgttgctattgtttggcaagttaatatTGAGAGGCTTGTGggttcggtggtgactttcgacggccgagatttcgtATCTTGAGAGGAATGTTAACTGtcgattgtggttaccttccgttggtagccagtggcgtggccacggtgctggcatggtttgcgcatgctcttggcgtggataaTTAGGGTTCGGTGCCGTgcccaaagaattggcatagctaagtatgtgccatgtccaaagagttggcaccatagccaaaggttgccacaagtcgtttggtggcatgTTTGTACAGCTAAGATCTGCATcccaggaggaaggatagtcgttgattgttgcaaccttccgtttggaagccagcggcatggaagcatggacggcatggctttggcgtggtcaaattagggctttggaaccgtggccaagagttggcaccgtagacaagagatttccacaagtcgtttggtggcaagtttgcacggctgagatctgcatctcaggaggaaggagagtcgttgattgttgcaacctttcgtttggcagccagcggcatggaggcatggtcggcgtgGCTCTGGCGTGGCTAAATTAGG
The nucleotide sequence above comes from Papaver somniferum cultivar HN1 chromosome 8, ASM357369v1, whole genome shotgun sequence. Encoded proteins:
- the LOC113305051 gene encoding uncharacterized protein LOC113305051 — translated: MTILVITKVICLFNADDGSSVSVDVYTIGPNSWKSTQVLPYVICTMEESGVLVNGLFHWLGYRTENFSAAIISLDISSEKFEALQPPKVPIEKKQWELSVGVLKDFLSVLCCGVNVEVRVMQDYGVQESWTKHYTITHEGILRDCTWRLMWSFSSGEILFGIGDCYLADLVLYDPNDGSARKPNMHVENQIFAFQDGMSTIVLKA